In Janthinobacterium sp. 67, a genomic segment contains:
- a CDS encoding glycerophosphodiester phosphodiesterase, which yields MRTPILPQRHFSRRSFVRAAAGGLALAAAPGFAAGLLATPPARPLVFAHRGASALRPEHTLASYAKAILDGADYVEPDLVATRDGILVARHESNLIDTTDVARRPEFASRRGKKMVDGEWHEGWFVDDFTLAELKTLRAIERLPKVRTGNTLYDGQFQIPTWEEIIDFVAAQSAASGRIIGLVPELKSSTYFRDAGLALEDRFLSTLLAHEYTRRAPIEIQSFEVANLKYLREKLGRRANVRLMQLVVGGDVRPMDVAKAGGKLTFGQMTTPAGLRDIAAYADVVAPPTRAIIALGADQRLAQPSSIVDDAHQAGLLLHTWTFRPENRFLAADFRDGNGENARNEAGSVAEMRRYIETGLDGFFSDDPGLGRIAAG from the coding sequence ATGCGTACGCCAATCTTGCCGCAACGGCATTTTTCGCGCCGCAGCTTCGTCCGGGCGGCCGCCGGCGGCCTGGCGCTGGCCGCCGCGCCCGGCTTTGCGGCCGGCCTGCTGGCCACTCCACCTGCCCGTCCGCTCGTGTTCGCCCACCGGGGCGCCAGCGCCCTGCGTCCCGAGCACACCTTGGCGTCGTACGCCAAGGCCATCCTCGACGGCGCCGACTACGTCGAGCCGGACCTGGTCGCCACGCGCGACGGCATCCTCGTGGCGCGCCATGAAAGCAATCTGATCGACACCACCGACGTGGCGCGCCGTCCCGAGTTCGCCAGCCGGCGCGGCAAGAAGATGGTCGACGGCGAATGGCACGAAGGCTGGTTCGTCGACGACTTCACCCTGGCCGAACTGAAAACCCTGCGCGCCATCGAACGGCTGCCGAAGGTACGCACCGGCAACACCCTGTACGATGGACAATTCCAGATCCCTACCTGGGAAGAAATCATCGATTTTGTTGCAGCGCAATCAGCCGCCAGCGGACGCATCATCGGCCTCGTGCCCGAGCTGAAAAGCTCGACCTACTTCCGCGATGCGGGCCTGGCGCTGGAAGACCGTTTCCTCTCAACCCTGCTGGCGCACGAATACACGCGCCGCGCGCCGATTGAAATCCAGTCCTTCGAAGTGGCAAATTTGAAATACTTGCGCGAGAAGCTGGGACGGCGCGCCAACGTGCGCCTGATGCAGCTGGTGGTGGGCGGCGACGTGCGTCCGATGGACGTGGCCAAGGCGGGCGGCAAGCTGACGTTCGGGCAGATGACGACGCCGGCCGGCCTGCGCGACATCGCCGCCTATGCGGACGTGGTGGCGCCGCCCACGCGAGCAATCATCGCACTGGGCGCCGACCAGCGCCTGGCCCAGCCCTCGTCCATCGTTGACGATGCGCACCAGGCGGGCTTGCTGCTGCACACGTGGACCTTCCGTCCGGAAAACCGCTTCCTGGCGGCCGACTTCCGCGACGGCAACGGTGAAAACGCGCGCAACGAAGCCGGTTCCGTGGCCGAAATGCGGCGCTATATCGAAACGGGACTGGACGGCTTTTTCAGCGACGATCCGGGACTGGGACGCATCGCCGCCGGATAA
- the ftsB gene encoding cell division protein FtsB, with the protein MRLITLALAALLLLIQFPLWLGKGGWLRVADMEAQVAVANKKNMELKARNAKLESEVRDLKDGTGAVEERARYELGMVKQNEIFVQIVRKGQTPPLMETPVDAAAPH; encoded by the coding sequence ATGCGCCTGATTACGCTCGCCCTGGCAGCCCTGCTGCTGCTGATCCAATTTCCCCTCTGGCTGGGTAAAGGCGGCTGGCTGCGCGTTGCCGACATGGAAGCCCAGGTGGCGGTGGCCAATAAAAAGAATATGGAATTGAAGGCGCGAAACGCCAAGCTCGAATCCGAAGTGCGCGACCTGAAAGATGGTACGGGCGCCGTCGAGGAGCGTGCCCGCTATGAGCTGGGCATGGTCAAACAGAATGAGATTTTCGTGCAGATCGTGCGCAAGGGACAAACCCCGCCACTGATGGAAACGCCGGTGGACGCTGCCGCGCCGCACTGA
- the eno gene encoding phosphopyruvate hydratase, with protein sequence MSAIVDIIGREILDSRGNPTVECDVLLESGVMGRAAVPSGASTGSREAVELRDGDAKRYFGKGVLQACENINTEISEAIMGLDANEQAFLDRTLIDLDGTENKSRLGANAILAVSMAVAKAAAEEAGLPLYRYFGGSGAMQMPVPMMNVINGGAHADNNLDIQEFMIIPVGAPSFKEAVRYGAEVFHTLKKILHKKGLNTNVGDEGGFAPSLANHEEAIKLIIQAIEEAGYEPGTQIAIGLDCAASEFYKNGKYEMEGEGLSLTATEFTNLLATWCDKYPIISIEDAMHEGDWDGWAILTAELGKKVQLVGDDLYVTNTKILKEGISKGIANSILIKINQIGTLTETFAAIEMAKRAGYTAVISHRSGETEDSTIADIAVATNALQIKTGSMSRSDRMAKYNQLLRIEEDLGDIASYPGRDAFYNLK encoded by the coding sequence ATGAGTGCTATTGTTGATATTATCGGTCGCGAAATCCTGGACTCGCGCGGTAACCCGACCGTCGAATGCGATGTGTTGCTGGAATCGGGCGTGATGGGCCGTGCGGCCGTGCCGTCGGGTGCCTCGACCGGTTCGCGCGAAGCCGTGGAATTGCGCGATGGCGACGCCAAGCGCTACTTCGGCAAGGGCGTGCTGCAAGCATGCGAAAACATCAATACCGAAATCTCCGAAGCCATCATGGGCCTGGACGCCAATGAGCAGGCTTTCCTGGACCGTACCCTGATCGACCTGGACGGCACGGAAAACAAATCGCGCCTGGGCGCCAACGCCATCCTGGCCGTTTCCATGGCCGTTGCCAAGGCTGCCGCCGAAGAAGCAGGCTTGCCGCTGTACCGCTATTTCGGCGGTTCGGGCGCCATGCAGATGCCAGTGCCGATGATGAACGTCATCAACGGCGGCGCGCACGCCGACAACAACCTGGACATCCAGGAATTCATGATCATTCCAGTGGGCGCCCCGTCGTTCAAGGAAGCCGTCCGCTACGGCGCGGAAGTGTTCCACACGCTGAAAAAGATCCTGCACAAGAAGGGCCTGAACACCAACGTGGGCGACGAAGGCGGTTTCGCGCCATCGCTGGCCAACCATGAAGAAGCCATCAAGCTGATCATCCAGGCCATCGAAGAAGCGGGCTACGAGCCAGGCACGCAGATCGCCATCGGCCTCGATTGCGCCGCGTCCGAGTTCTACAAGAACGGCAAGTACGAAATGGAAGGCGAAGGCCTGAGCCTGACCGCTACCGAGTTCACCAACCTGCTGGCGACCTGGTGCGACAAGTACCCGATCATCTCGATCGAAGACGCGATGCACGAAGGCGACTGGGACGGCTGGGCGATCCTGACGGCCGAACTGGGCAAGAAAGTGCAACTGGTCGGCGACGACCTGTACGTCACCAACACCAAGATCCTGAAAGAAGGCATCTCGAAAGGCATCGCCAACTCGATCCTGATCAAGATCAACCAGATCGGCACCCTGACGGAAACCTTCGCCGCCATCGAAATGGCCAAGCGCGCCGGCTACACGGCCGTCATTTCGCACCGCTCGGGCGAAACGGAAGATTCGACCATCGCCGATATCGCCGTTGCCACGAACGCCCTGCAGATCAAGACCGGCTCGATGTCGCGTTCGGACCGCATGGCCAAGTACAACCAGCTGCTGCGTATCGAGGAAGACCTGGGCGACATCGCCAGCTACCCTGGCCGCGATGCGTTCTATAATCTGAAGTAA
- a CDS encoding CTP synthase yields MTKFVFVTGGVVSSLGKGIAAASLAAILESRGLKVTMLKLDPYINVDPGTMSPMQHGEVFVTDDGAETDLDLGHYERFISTRMKKVNNFTTGQIYESVIRKERRGEYLGKTVQVIPHITNEIQDYIRRGAEGYDVALCEIGGTVGDIESLPFLEAARQLSLRAGRKNTAFVHLTLVPYIASAGELKTKPTQHSVQKLREIGILPNALLCRADRAIPEDERAKISLFSNIEEDAVISVWDVDTIYKVPQMLHDQGLDKIICDALDLDPAPADLSIWSKLIYTMEHPKAEVTVGMVGKYVELTESYKSLIEALRHAGIHTESRVNIEYIDSEEIETTGCDNLGKYDAILVPGGFGKRGVEGKIKAAQFARENKIPYLGICLGMQVALIEYARNKAGMPNANSTEFDLDTDQPVVALINEWQNHDGKVELRDENSDLGGTMRLGAQTCAVNPGTLAAEIYGSVVTERHRHRYEANNHYLARVEAAGLIVSARTPSEDLCEIMELPRTGDNAHPWYMGVQYHPEFKSTPRTGHPLFTSFIKAALAHKEANAVAE; encoded by the coding sequence CCTGGCACGATGAGCCCTATGCAACACGGTGAAGTCTTCGTCACCGACGACGGGGCCGAAACCGACCTCGACCTCGGTCACTACGAGCGCTTCATTTCCACCCGCATGAAAAAGGTGAATAACTTCACCACCGGCCAGATCTATGAATCGGTGATCCGCAAGGAACGCCGGGGCGAATATCTGGGCAAGACCGTGCAGGTGATTCCGCATATCACCAATGAAATCCAGGATTACATCCGCCGTGGCGCCGAAGGCTACGACGTGGCCCTGTGCGAAATCGGCGGCACCGTCGGCGATATCGAATCGTTGCCATTCCTGGAAGCGGCGCGTCAGCTGAGCCTGCGCGCCGGCCGCAAGAACACGGCTTTCGTCCACCTGACTCTGGTGCCTTACATCGCCTCGGCCGGTGAGCTGAAAACCAAGCCGACCCAGCACTCGGTGCAAAAGCTGCGCGAAATCGGCATCTTGCCAAACGCGCTGCTGTGCCGCGCCGACCGCGCCATCCCGGAAGACGAGCGCGCGAAAATCTCGCTGTTCTCGAACATCGAGGAAGACGCCGTCATTTCCGTGTGGGACGTCGACACCATCTACAAAGTGCCGCAAATGCTGCACGACCAGGGCCTCGACAAGATCATCTGCGACGCGCTGGACCTCGATCCGGCACCGGCCGACCTGTCGATCTGGAGCAAGCTGATCTACACGATGGAACATCCGAAGGCGGAAGTGACCGTCGGCATGGTCGGCAAGTACGTCGAACTGACCGAGTCGTACAAGTCGCTGATCGAAGCGCTGCGCCACGCCGGCATCCACACGGAAAGCCGCGTCAACATCGAGTACATCGATTCGGAAGAAATCGAAACGACCGGTTGCGACAACCTGGGCAAGTACGACGCCATCCTGGTACCGGGCGGCTTCGGCAAGCGCGGCGTGGAAGGCAAGATCAAGGCGGCCCAGTTCGCCCGTGAAAACAAGATCCCTTACCTGGGCATCTGCCTGGGCATGCAAGTGGCCCTGATCGAATATGCGCGCAACAAGGCAGGCATGCCGAACGCGAATTCGACCGAGTTCGATCTTGATACGGATCAACCTGTCGTTGCACTGATCAATGAGTGGCAAAACCACGATGGTAAAGTCGAGTTGCGCGATGAAAACTCGGACCTGGGCGGTACCATGCGCCTGGGCGCGCAGACCTGCGCCGTCAATCCGGGCACCCTCGCCGCCGAGATCTACGGCAGCGTGGTGACCGAGCGTCACCGTCATCGCTACGAAGCCAATAATCACTACCTGGCCCGTGTCGAAGCGGCTGGCCTGATCGTTTCGGCCCGCACGCCGAGCGAAGATTTGTGCGAAATCATGGAATTGCCGCGCACGGGTGATAATGCCCACCCATGGTATATGGGCGTGCAATACCATCCCGAGTTCAAGTCGACGCCACGTACCGGCCATCCGTTGTTTACCTCGTTCATCAAGGCAGCGCTGGCGCACAAGGAAGCCAACGCCGTCGCTGAATAA